Proteins encoded in a region of the Nicotiana tomentosiformis chromosome 9, ASM39032v3, whole genome shotgun sequence genome:
- the LOC138898720 gene encoding uncharacterized protein, with protein MAKAYDRMSWNFLIIVMRKFGCSEGWLDIIWRLISDVWYSIIINGTRKGFFTSTQGVKLGDPLSPSLFIIGSEVLTRLLNKLNHNENFTPFTRDMNGPIINHLAYVDDILIFSGGNNKSIKLIQKQVRRYEKASGQKVNKDKSFFITAPNTSPGRINRMGQASSYMDKNFPFNYLGCLIFTGRKKISHFDAMNPSKEIFYLMEKYFANFLWGSSEGKNKYKGVSWSKLCLPKDEGGVGIRIMEDISDTLSSKRWWNQVKLNSVVSNQTTQFITDISIGNKSKPDFPIWNASNDVFKKWWDKKSSNVVHKTMLQITPLMICWELWKQSLESLNQWPIICDTVERLKPLQSWRQVVWNKLQEGCVQVNTDGSFLKDNDIAGICGIVRDNNGDFIMAFSISIKFKSNNMAEAMATEFGVKWCNQQGYTNFTLELDSMVIANMLQDRHYTNLKLKQVIDNILGIKEKTGMHVTHCYREDNQVADCLAKLASLTGHELIINSYHQLPRNAKEAFQLDKIQMPSIRTKYDKANFHFS; from the exons ATGGCTAAGGCTTACGACAGAATGTCATGGAACTTTCTCATTATTGTTATGAGAAAATTTGGTTGCTCCGAAGGGTGGCTAGATATCATTTGGCGACTCATATCAGATGTTTGGTATTCTATTATTATTAATGGAACAAGAAAAGGGTTCTTTACTTCTACTCAAGGGGTCAAATTAGGGGATCCTTTATCACCTTCTCTATTTATAATTGGATCTGAGGTCTTAACTAGACTTCTTAATAAATTGAATCATAATGAGAATTTTACTCCCTTCACCAGGGACATGAATGGCCCCATTATAAATCACTTAgcttatgttgatgatattttgatattCAGTGGAGGCAATAACAAGTCCATCAAACTCATCCAAAAGCAGGTGAGGAGATATGAAAAAGCTTCTGGACAGAAGGTTAACAAAGATAAGAGCTTCTTTATTACTGCCCCTAATACATCTCCTGGTAGAATTAATAGAATGGGACAAGCTTCTAGTTATATGGACAAGAACTTTCCCTTCAATTATCTAGGATGTCTAATTTTCACCGGCAGGAAAAAGATCAGCCATTTTGATG CTATGAACCCTTCTAAAGAAATATTTTATCTGATGGAAAAATATTTTGCTAACTTCCTTTGGGGTTCCTCTGAAGGAAAAAATAAGTATAAGGGGGTATCCTGGAGTAAGCTTTGTTTACCTAAGGATGAAGGTGGTGTAGGTATAAGGATCATGGAAGATATATCTGACACTCTAAGCAGCAAGAGATGGTGGAATCAAGTAAAGCTTAATAGTGTAGTTTCCAATCAAACAACTCAATTCATTACTGATATATCTATTGGAAATAAAAGCAAACCTGATTTTCCTATCTGGAATGCTTCGAATGATG TCTTTAAGAAATGGTGGGATAAGAAGTCTTCCAATGTGGTCCATAAAACGATGCTGCAAATCACTCCTCTTATGATTTGCTGGGAATTATGGAAACAAAG CTTGGAATCTCTCAACCAGTGGCCTATCATTTGTGATACTGTTGAAAGGTTAAAACCTTTACAAAGTTGGAGGCAAGTTGTTTGGAATAAACTACAAGAAGGATGCGTTCAAGTTAACACCGATGGTAGTTTCTTAAAGGATAACGACATCGCTGGAATTTGTGGCATAGTCAGGGATAATAATGGGGATTTTATCATGGCATTTTCTATCTCTATCAAATTCAAGAGCAATAATATGGCAGAAGCTATGGCAACGGAGTTTGGAGTGAAATGGTGTAACCAACAAGGCTATACTAATTTTACTTTGGAACTTGACTCCATGGTGATAGCCAACATGCTGCAAGATAGGCATTACACCAATCTGAAGCTCAAACAAGTCATAGACAATATTCTGGGCATCAAAGAGAAAACTGGAATGCATGTTACTCATTGCTACAGGGAGGACAATCAGGTAGCAGACTGTTTAGCCAAGTTGGCGTCTCTGACGGGGCACGAATTGATTATCAACTCTTATCATCAACTGCCCAGAAATGCGAAAGAAGCATTTCAGCTTGACAAAATTCAAATGCCTAGCATTAGGACAAAGTATGACAAAGCAAACTTCCATTTTAGTTAA
- the LOC104094146 gene encoding uncharacterized protein — protein MECDSSCDLTHLSEELSAKIEEKLKLNHKEVDAATDGKSDITLRPLDLTDVDDFMEWFADDNVSKFCSWDTFTSKEDAMNYVADVAIPHPWFQAICLNGKPVGSISVSPFHGTDRCRGELGYVLASKYWGKGIATKAVKMAAASIFVEWPHLERLEAVVDVDNPGSQRVLEKAGFTKEGVLKKYYLLKGKPKDIVMFSLLSTDPQVTYFIM, from the coding sequence ATGGAGTGTGATTCATCCTGTGATCTTACTCATCTTAGTGAAGAGTTGTCAGCGAAAATAGAGGAGAAATTGAAGTTGAATCACAAAGAAGTAGATGCTGCTACAGATGGTAAGTCAGATATTACTCTTCGTCCATTGGACCTCACCGATGTTGATGATTTTATGGAATGGTTTGCGGATGATAACGTTAGTAAGTTCTGTTCTTGGGACACTTTCACATCCAAAGAAGATGCCATGAATTATGTAGCTGATGTTGCCATACCACATCCATGGTTTCAGGCAATTTGCTTAAATGGAAAACCAGTTGGTTCTATTTCTGTATCACCATTTCATGGAACTGATAGGTGCAGGGGTGAACTTGGATATGTGTTAGCATCAAAATATTGGGGCAAAGGGATTGCCACCAAGGCGGTGAAGATGGCGGCGGCCTCCATCTTCGTGGAGTGGCCACACTTAGAGAGACTTGAAGCTGTGGTGGATGTTGACAACCCAGGATCACAGAGGGTGTTGGAAAAGGCTGGTTTTACAAAGGAAGGtgttttgaagaagtattatcttCTTAAAGGGAAACCAAAAGATATTGTTATGTTTAGTCTTTTATCCACTGATCCTCAAGTCACCTACTTTATTATGTAA